A window from Mya arenaria isolate MELC-2E11 chromosome 9, ASM2691426v1 encodes these proteins:
- the LOC128202859 gene encoding uncharacterized protein LOC128202859: protein MDGKDDDFPHGFGIFGGMFQNIFRSFDEELKQVMEEMSNMGRNMDDIEGDTRGFFSQGFHTPEGPGGSVPSYGRSPREMMLKDPDDDGQSGTTSTSPCQPCADQQKEVFSPGSESRIVFASPQIGPNFGQSQGFHFGSSRMSQTSIKRLADGTVEKIEKVTENGRTCTTVTHTDKNGVMTSNTTCDRPAAGDVPTLLKNDSPPAIMPPEPSQSQGSGITSKPPQPGMDAEEAGFFNKLFGFDIFKSRK, encoded by the exons ATGGATGGAAAAGATGATGATTTCCCGCACGGGTTTGGGATCTTTGGCGGGATGTTCCAAAACATTTTCCGATCATTCGACGAGGAGCTCAAACAGGTGATGGAAGAAATGTCAAACATGGGTAGAAATATGGATGACATTGAGGGTGACACAAGAGGATTCTTCTCACAGG GTTTTCACACCCCTGAAGGGCCAGGGGGAAGTGTCCCATCATACGGACGGAGCCCAAGAGAAATGATGCTAAAAGACCCCGACGATGATGGCCAGTCGGGGACCACCAGCACCAGTCCCTGTCAGCCATGTGCAGATCAGCAG AAAGAGGTGTTTTCTCCAGGATCAGAGAGTAGGATTGTTTTCGCCAGTCCACAGATCG GACCCAACTTCGGCCAGTCGCAAGGGTTTCATTTTGGATCAAGCAGAATGAGCCag ACCAGCATTAAGAGATTAGCAGATGGTACCGTTGAAAAAATTGAGAAAGTGACGGAAAATGGCCGCACTTGTACGACCGTCACTCACACGGACAAAAACGGGGTGATGACCTCAAACACAACGTGTGATAGACCAGCTGCTG gtGATGTGCCGACCCTACTAAAAAATGACTCCCCACCCGCCATAATGCCCCCAGAGCCTAGCCAGTCCCAGGGGTCAGGAATAACCTCTAAACCTCCACAGCCAGGGATGGATGCTGAAGAAGCTGGTTTCTTCAATAAACTTTTTggatttgatattttcaaatcaaGAAAGTGA